In Topomyia yanbarensis strain Yona2022 chromosome 2, ASM3024719v1, whole genome shotgun sequence, one DNA window encodes the following:
- the LOC131685511 gene encoding dynein light chain roadblock-type 2 produces MSQEVEETLKRIQSHKGVVGTIVVNNEGIPVKSTLDNTTTVQYAGLMSQLSDKARSVVRDLDPSNDLTFLRVRSKKHEIMVAPDKDFLLIVIQNPTD; encoded by the exons ATG TCGCAAGAGGTAGAGGAAACCCTAAAGCGGATCCAGTCGCACAAGGGAGTCGTCGGAACGATCGTTGTTAATAATGAAG GAATTCCGGTGAAAAGCACTCTGGACAACACAACCACCGTGCAGTATGCGGGTCTCATGAGCCAATTGTCCGATAAAGCTCGCAGTGTTGTTCGCGATTTAGACCCATCAAACGATCTAACATTCCTGCGAGTTCGTTCCAAAAAGCACGAAATTATGGTCGCTCCGGATAAGGACTTTTTGCTCATTGTGATTCAAAATCCTACGGATTGA
- the LOC131685505 gene encoding AP-1 complex subunit gamma-1-like isoform X1: MYPYYETEWSILPPEHNRRYSPGLTINNIKQVINETIETNILRKPSPTRLRELIRQIRAARTAAEERTVVNTECAYIRSTFRETDCIWKCRNMAKLLYIHMLGYPAHFGQMEALKLAASPKYSDKRIGYLSAMLLLDERQDIHVLLTNCLKNDLNSSTQFIVGTALCTLAAIASPEMARDLTHEIERLIASSNTFLRKKAILCAFRMIRRVPELMEEYLPRCAQFLHDKNHGILVSTVTLITEMCEQSPFATSFFRSSIPTLVRMLKTLTVSGYSPEHVVNGVSDPFLQVKLLRLLRILGHGDSDQSETMNDVLAQVATNTETNKNAGNAILYETVLTIMNVESENSLRVLAVNILGRFLLNSDKNIRYVGLLTLVKTVQRDMTAVQRHRITILECLTDSDSSIQKCAMGLSFTLINSQNIEMIVRELLKYLETADPEMKSVCSSKIVSAAEQYSPSIHWHLDVLLKILTVAGNNIRDDVIASTIQLISNSPKEEQCFISGKMLESISNMNQLENRQPLVQVAVWTLGEYGETGDFDGSRFVMSVQSTITIFLIAENELIDHYRQLLWAPHLSITTKQYILVSLAKLSVRMEHCTANIQNIINAFRTHLNIDLQQRAVEFSQLFTSFSHLRASLLEKMPTMKISDMPTSEYNADFTVEQKIATQREETVPLKDFSNQDILLNLLGDSFGSGSSTTNTTTPSPLQLSTPIGAPPAPNIDLMDLLGLGMGENGTSPSPAKLYSPVEYSATTIPVYSRDNIDIKFIVRKEFDQAVVTVKTTNNSLNMLDKYMFQVAVPKAFSIQMMEPSSTAMLPGESLVQDIIVNRSSSAVTSPLRMKVRFSYEIGNYSMVEQTDVNDFPPDLFT, from the exons ATATAGCCCTGGCCTGACAATCAACAACATCAAACAAGTGATCAATGAAACTATAGAAACTAATATTC TAAGAAAGCCTTCACCGACGCGCCTCCGCGAGCTGATCCGACAGATACGAGCGGCCCGCACGGCAGCCGAGGAGCGCACCGTGGTCAACACAGAATGTGCCTACATCCGCAGTACCTTCCGGGAGACGGATTGCATATGGAA ATGTCGCAACATGGCCAAGTTGCTCTACATTCACATGCTCGGCTATCCAGCTCACTTCGGACAGATGGAAGCGCTGAAGTTAGCGGCTAGTCCAAAGTACTCAGACAAACGGATAGGATACCTATCGGCGATGTTACTGCTGGACGAACGACAGGACATTCACGTTCTACTGACTAATTGTTTGAAGAA tGACCTGAACAGTTCCACGCAGTTCATTGTGGGTACAGCCCTGTGCACCCTGGCAGCCATAGCCTCCCCGGAGATGGCCCGTGATCTGACGCACGAAATCGAACGTCTAATCGCATCCTCGAACACCTTTCTACGCAAGAAAGCAATCCTCTGTGCCTTCCGAATGATTCGTCGAGTGCCTGAACTAATGGAAGAGTACCTGCCCAGATGTGCGCAATTTCTACACGACAAAAACCACGGGATCCTCGTATCGACGGTCACCCTAATAACGGAGATGTGCGAGCAAAGTCCGTTCGCAACGAGCTTCTTCAGATCTTCGATTCCGACGTTGGTGCGGATGCTGAAAACCCTAACCGTTAGCGGATATTCGCCGGAACACGTCGTTAACGGAGTCAGTGATCCTTTCCTGCAGGTCAAACTATTACGTCTGTTGCGAATTCTGGGTCATGGCGATTCGGATCAATCGGAAACGATGAACGATGTGCTTGCTCAGGTGGCCACCAATACCGAGACGAACAAAAATGCCGGCAATGCGATTCTGTACGAGACGGTGCTGACCATCATGAATGTGGA ATCCGAGAATAGTCTTCGCGTCCTAGCGGTCAACATTCTCGGCCGTTTCCTGCTCAACAGTGATAAAAACATCCGCTACGTAGGACTGTTGACGCTGGTTAAGACGGTCCAGCGGGACATGACTGCCGTTCAGCGGCATCGTATCACCATCCTCGAGTGCCTTACCGATTCGGACAGTTCGATCCAGAAATGTGCCATGGGACTGTCTTTCACGCTGATCAATTCGCAGAATATCGAAATGATTGTGCGGGAACTGCTCAAGTACCTCGAAACGGCCGATCCGGAAATGAAGAGCGTCTGCAGTAGTAAGATCGTCAGCGCGGCCGAACAGTATTCACCCTCGATCCATTGGCATCTGGACGTGCTGTTGAAAATACTGACAGTT GCGGGAAATAATATCAGAGATGACGTAATCGCGTCTACGATCCAGCTCATATCAAACAGCCCCAAGGAAGAACAGTGCTTTATCAGTGGCAAGATGTTGGAGTCAATTAGCAACATGAATCAGTTGGAGAATCGACAACCGTTGGTTCAAGTAGCAGTTTGGACATTGGGCGAGTACGGAGAGACTGGCGATTTCGATGGTAGCCGATTTGTTATGTCTGTACAATCGacaattacaatttttttaattgcagaAAATGAACTCATTGACCACTATCGGCAGCTACTATGGGCGCCTCATCTATCCATCACCACCAAGCAGTACATTCTGGTGTCGTTGGCCAAACTGAGCGTTCGGATGGAACATTGCACGGC CAATATCCAAAACATCATCAACGCATTCCGGACACATTTAAACATCGACCTCCAGCAACGGGCCGTGGAGTTTAGTCAACTGTTCACCAGCTTCAGCCATCTGAGGGCCTCCCTGCTGGAGAAGATGCCAACAATGAAAATATCAGACATGCCTACATCCGAGTACAACGCTGACTTCACCGTGGAACAAAAGATAGCAACGCAACGTGAAGAAACTGTACCGCTCAAAGATTTCTCG AACCAAGACATTCTGCTGAACTTGTTAGGGGATTCATTTGGGAGTGGTTCATCGACAACCAACACAACTACCCCGAGTCCCTTACAATTATCAACACCCATCGGTGCTCCCCCAGCACCGAACATCGACCTCATGGATCTGCTAGGATTGGGAATGGGGGAAAATGGAACATCCCCAAGTCCAGCAAAGCTTTACAGTCCGGTGGAGTACTCTGCGACGACAATTCCCGTGTACAGTAGAGACAACATCGACATCAAGTTCATCGTTCGAAAGGAGTTCGACCAGGCAGTCGTAACTGTGAAAACGACCAACAATTCGCTTAATATGTTGGATAAGTACATGTTTCAG GTCGCTGTCCCGAAGGCCTTCTCCATACAAATGATGGAACCATCCAGCACGGCAATGCTCCCGGGGGAATCACTTGTGCAAGATATCATCGTTAATCGGTCCTCTTCTGCGGTTACGAGTCCTCTCCGGATGAAAGTTCGCTTTTCGTACGAGATCGGGAACTACTCGATGGTGGAGCAAACGGATGTTAATGATTTTCCTCCGGATTTGTTTACTTGA
- the LOC131685505 gene encoding AP-1 complex subunit gamma-1-like isoform X2, whose amino-acid sequence MYPYYETEWSILPPEHNRRYSPGLTINNIKQVINETIETNILRKPSPTRLRELIRQIRAARTAAEERTVVNTECAYIRSTFRETDCIWKCRNMAKLLYIHMLGYPAHFGQMEALKLAASPKYSDKRIGYLSAMLLLDERQDIHVLLTNCLKNDLNSSTQFIVGTALCTLAAIASPEMARDLTHEIERLIASSNTFLRKKAILCAFRMIRRVPELMEEYLPRCAQFLHDKNHGILVSTVTLITEMCEQSPFATSFFRSSIPTLVRMLKTLTVSGYSPEHVVNGVSDPFLQVKLLRLLRILGHGDSDQSETMNDVLAQVATNTETNKNAGNAILYETVLTIMNVESENSLRVLAVNILGRFLLNSDKNIRYVGLLTLVKTVQRDMTAVQRHRITILECLTDSDSSIQKCAMGLSFTLINSQNIEMIVRELLKYLETADPEMKSVCSSKIVSAAEQYSPSIHWHLDVLLKILTVAGNNIRDDVIASTIQLISNSPKEEQCFISGKMLESISNMNQLENRQPLVQVAVWTLGEYGETGDFDENELIDHYRQLLWAPHLSITTKQYILVSLAKLSVRMEHCTANIQNIINAFRTHLNIDLQQRAVEFSQLFTSFSHLRASLLEKMPTMKISDMPTSEYNADFTVEQKIATQREETVPLKDFSNQDILLNLLGDSFGSGSSTTNTTTPSPLQLSTPIGAPPAPNIDLMDLLGLGMGENGTSPSPAKLYSPVEYSATTIPVYSRDNIDIKFIVRKEFDQAVVTVKTTNNSLNMLDKYMFQVAVPKAFSIQMMEPSSTAMLPGESLVQDIIVNRSSSAVTSPLRMKVRFSYEIGNYSMVEQTDVNDFPPDLFT is encoded by the exons ATATAGCCCTGGCCTGACAATCAACAACATCAAACAAGTGATCAATGAAACTATAGAAACTAATATTC TAAGAAAGCCTTCACCGACGCGCCTCCGCGAGCTGATCCGACAGATACGAGCGGCCCGCACGGCAGCCGAGGAGCGCACCGTGGTCAACACAGAATGTGCCTACATCCGCAGTACCTTCCGGGAGACGGATTGCATATGGAA ATGTCGCAACATGGCCAAGTTGCTCTACATTCACATGCTCGGCTATCCAGCTCACTTCGGACAGATGGAAGCGCTGAAGTTAGCGGCTAGTCCAAAGTACTCAGACAAACGGATAGGATACCTATCGGCGATGTTACTGCTGGACGAACGACAGGACATTCACGTTCTACTGACTAATTGTTTGAAGAA tGACCTGAACAGTTCCACGCAGTTCATTGTGGGTACAGCCCTGTGCACCCTGGCAGCCATAGCCTCCCCGGAGATGGCCCGTGATCTGACGCACGAAATCGAACGTCTAATCGCATCCTCGAACACCTTTCTACGCAAGAAAGCAATCCTCTGTGCCTTCCGAATGATTCGTCGAGTGCCTGAACTAATGGAAGAGTACCTGCCCAGATGTGCGCAATTTCTACACGACAAAAACCACGGGATCCTCGTATCGACGGTCACCCTAATAACGGAGATGTGCGAGCAAAGTCCGTTCGCAACGAGCTTCTTCAGATCTTCGATTCCGACGTTGGTGCGGATGCTGAAAACCCTAACCGTTAGCGGATATTCGCCGGAACACGTCGTTAACGGAGTCAGTGATCCTTTCCTGCAGGTCAAACTATTACGTCTGTTGCGAATTCTGGGTCATGGCGATTCGGATCAATCGGAAACGATGAACGATGTGCTTGCTCAGGTGGCCACCAATACCGAGACGAACAAAAATGCCGGCAATGCGATTCTGTACGAGACGGTGCTGACCATCATGAATGTGGA ATCCGAGAATAGTCTTCGCGTCCTAGCGGTCAACATTCTCGGCCGTTTCCTGCTCAACAGTGATAAAAACATCCGCTACGTAGGACTGTTGACGCTGGTTAAGACGGTCCAGCGGGACATGACTGCCGTTCAGCGGCATCGTATCACCATCCTCGAGTGCCTTACCGATTCGGACAGTTCGATCCAGAAATGTGCCATGGGACTGTCTTTCACGCTGATCAATTCGCAGAATATCGAAATGATTGTGCGGGAACTGCTCAAGTACCTCGAAACGGCCGATCCGGAAATGAAGAGCGTCTGCAGTAGTAAGATCGTCAGCGCGGCCGAACAGTATTCACCCTCGATCCATTGGCATCTGGACGTGCTGTTGAAAATACTGACAGTT GCGGGAAATAATATCAGAGATGACGTAATCGCGTCTACGATCCAGCTCATATCAAACAGCCCCAAGGAAGAACAGTGCTTTATCAGTGGCAAGATGTTGGAGTCAATTAGCAACATGAATCAGTTGGAGAATCGACAACCGTTGGTTCAAGTAGCAGTTTGGACATTGGGCGAGTACGGAGAGACTGGCGATTTCGATG aAAATGAACTCATTGACCACTATCGGCAGCTACTATGGGCGCCTCATCTATCCATCACCACCAAGCAGTACATTCTGGTGTCGTTGGCCAAACTGAGCGTTCGGATGGAACATTGCACGGC CAATATCCAAAACATCATCAACGCATTCCGGACACATTTAAACATCGACCTCCAGCAACGGGCCGTGGAGTTTAGTCAACTGTTCACCAGCTTCAGCCATCTGAGGGCCTCCCTGCTGGAGAAGATGCCAACAATGAAAATATCAGACATGCCTACATCCGAGTACAACGCTGACTTCACCGTGGAACAAAAGATAGCAACGCAACGTGAAGAAACTGTACCGCTCAAAGATTTCTCG AACCAAGACATTCTGCTGAACTTGTTAGGGGATTCATTTGGGAGTGGTTCATCGACAACCAACACAACTACCCCGAGTCCCTTACAATTATCAACACCCATCGGTGCTCCCCCAGCACCGAACATCGACCTCATGGATCTGCTAGGATTGGGAATGGGGGAAAATGGAACATCCCCAAGTCCAGCAAAGCTTTACAGTCCGGTGGAGTACTCTGCGACGACAATTCCCGTGTACAGTAGAGACAACATCGACATCAAGTTCATCGTTCGAAAGGAGTTCGACCAGGCAGTCGTAACTGTGAAAACGACCAACAATTCGCTTAATATGTTGGATAAGTACATGTTTCAG GTCGCTGTCCCGAAGGCCTTCTCCATACAAATGATGGAACCATCCAGCACGGCAATGCTCCCGGGGGAATCACTTGTGCAAGATATCATCGTTAATCGGTCCTCTTCTGCGGTTACGAGTCCTCTCCGGATGAAAGTTCGCTTTTCGTACGAGATCGGGAACTACTCGATGGTGGAGCAAACGGATGTTAATGATTTTCCTCCGGATTTGTTTACTTGA